The DNA window ACCACATTACCTGCTTTGCCATCAaaacctcttcttcttccacaagCTATTTTGGAACGCAGGAGGGTCAAGAAAAATCTACAGGCAGCCACTGAACTCTTCATTCATTGGGCTGGTCTCACCCTTGCAGAAGCCACCTGGGAGTTTGCTGATGAGATTGCCTTTTCGTTTTTCCCAATTTGACCTTGAGGACAAGGTGCAATTGTTATAGGCCAATAATTAGCTATAGGTATACACGCGGGGGGGGATTCAAATTAGTCGATTGTAAAACGGTGCGTTACGAATAAGTCACTAAAGTCTTAAACGGTGTGTTTTAGAGTTTATATTTCTATTACAAAATTAGTTACCATCACGTGGAAAGAGAAGAAGCACGAGCCGGTTGTTAGGTTCCACTGTAAATATAATAGCATTCTGTTACAACAGAGGCaggcataaaaataatattgaatcaGTTCCTTTCTTACAGTCAATTCTTCCCACGCATTCTCTGTGTCCACCATTATTCCTTCTTCTTACACTTTCCTCACCtgcttcttctcctcctcccaCCCTGCTTCGTATAGTATCCATTGACAACTTGTGCTCTATATCTTGACAACCAAGTAATTGCTCCACATATCTGCTACTATTCCATTGTTACAAGTCCATCATTGCAGGGCTTGTGCATTTAATCTCACCCTGTTACTCCTGGATTATATAGCTGTAGGACCCATATCATTGTTGCTTGcaacaatataataaaaatacaggttaaaaacatatatataaaaaaacatcttggaaaaatataaaaattattttcctttctccACTTGATAAAAACGCAGTATTTGAACACAaagttcttttttcttatgcctttttctgtttttattggaaaaatggAGTATTTAGGGTATGTTCGGTTCTCTTTCATTAAGCATTTTCCTAATATTCCAGAAACGGCACAACTCAGCTGACAGTATTAATAGCCGCAAAGGAAAAGATGTAATAATATGAGCTATTTGATGATCCCATAAGGAGAATCCTTTATTAATGCTTAAACCGGCTGGATTTCTGTAATATTGTGTTAAAAGTCCCCCAACAgatatattttggatgtttaATCATTTCAAACTCCTTTTCCTCCTCCCCCTCTGTACCAAACGAGTCTGTGCCACTCTGCATTTTTGCATTCAGCACCAAGTCAATACATACCAATTACCAAGCTGGAGAAAATTGATACATTATGATTGAGATAAATGAAGCTCCATAAGAAGGAAGAAGGGAGTAAAATGATTCAACtaattgttgtttttaagaaatacaGGTTGTGGGctacggaaaaaaaaaaacaagaaaaacaggCAATGACCAAAACCCCGCCGATCATAATGCTGGAGGTAGATGCTAGGGTCTGGCTTTGAATGAAGTTCTACCTTTGACAAAAGTACTAACATTTGCACAAGAATGgagtaaaaaagaaattcatgttCTGTAACCCAAAAGATACTACAATCAATATAACCTAGCCGGCTTCATTGGATGCATTCAGCCAGAAGCAGCAGGAACTTGGACTTCAGAATATTACTGCTGTGACTATTCAGATAACTGGAGGTAATCTAACAAGAATGTAGCATTCCACCTAATTTGTTTTTCCAGGTTAAATTCTGCTGCATAAAGAAGTAATTTCGGTGAAGCCCAATATCCAACTAGAAACATTTTGTTCAACCACGAACCATCGAGATTGCTAAGATGAGAATTTGCCATCCGAAACAATCTACTAATCGGAAATACTTCACCCGGATATTTAACCAGAAGTCAATACAGAAAAAATCTACCTCATTTCCCCTGATTTGACTGGGTAACTTCCTTCTCATAATTGTTGCTTTCTATGTTGCTTTGCATTTCTAGTAGCTTCTGTTGTTCTTCATCGGTTTGCTCTGCTTTTACTTCAGGCACAGCCTTAGGCTTGCTTGTGGACTGTTGATACATGATGCCACCTAGCATACAAATAAGAAGTCCCACTGTCCCAACGAATGTTGAATGCTTGTCCCAAATAACCAGATTGATTACAACTGTCAACAACTTGTTCACCACACCAAGAACTGTATATCCTGTAGCAGAGATTGCTCTCCGGCAAGAAAACCCAAAGAAAGAGATGGCTAAACCAAACAAACAAGACAAACCAACTGGCAAAACCACCGCAAATGAGTGCCAATCTGACTCATCTGAAATTTCATGCTTTATCTTCTTAAGCTCCCCCATTATAAGCAATTCCAGCGGAAAGAGTAAGAGGGCCTCAAGATTGTTGTACAACACGAGACCCCATGTATTTAAACCAATGGTCATAACAACATGCTTGATATAGACAAAATCTATAGTCATGCTTACCAAGTAAGCTAGAGCCCAGCTGTAAGCCATGACTGTAAACTGAAGATCTGTTAGCACATATAGCACACTTCCACCAAAGATGGTAGAAAGAGACAACCATGTCTTCAATGATGGCCATGGCTGGTGTAGGAACAAGGTCTCTCCCATTGCAACAAAGATGGGGACTAACGAACGGAAGACAATGAAGGTATCAACATTAGCATGCAATAAGAGCTCACTGTTTGTAAAGAGTGACAGGTAGAACATAATAGCTGCAGGTAGGAACCGCCACATGGTCAAAAGGTTGAGTGAATCATGCTCTAAAACCTTGCACCACCCACAGACAAGTACACCTGTAGCGCTAGTGAAATACTGCAATGCAGTTAGTGCCCCAGGATAGGGGAATTTCATGATGGCCCACTTGTTGATGATGGAGAGCAGGGATGCTGAGATGCAATATCCAGCAGCTATGCCATAGATGGatgtttgcttgagtaagcCACTATACCAGGTTGCCAGGGTTTCATTAGCAGGAGAGGCGGATCCCGTACCTTTCTGCTCCTCTTCAGCTTTAGGGTTCTCCATGTCAGCAGATATCTGAGAGAACACTGATCAAGCAAGTGGAGAAGAAATCATAAAGTTAGTTCAGAATTTTTTATCCCATTCCTTCAAATTCAGGATTTTTATCCCAAAGGCGGCCACATgttaacaaaacaacaaaaagaatacCTACACTTTTTTATGGTACATTGCACAAAGAAAAGGTGAACAAGCACCTTCTTTTAACCTCTATCTAGATCCGTCAAGGAAACAAATTCAGTTAAAATCGAGAAAGAGTGGGGAAAATACAAGAGACAGCAAAAAAGGGCTAGGTTTCCGCAAAGAAGCAGCAAATTACTTCAAATTGAgccataaaacacaaaaatccaACTCCAAAAACTTCAATTTGTCAACATGAATAAAACCCAAGTTACATTGAATCAGAAACTGGTTAAGCATACCAAATCAAAATCTACTATCTCCGTAATTAATAACATTTTCTCCAAATCACCAATAGCCAATGAACCCAGAATTCCAATTTGATGAACAACTCGTTTTTTACTTAATGTATTGAATTGCCAAGCTTATAACCAGCCTTCAACAAGCTACGGGCAGGGAGTTAAAGCATATTTCTAAACCCACATTTTCCCGGCAACAAAGCAGATGAGAAAAGGGTGTGCATGATCAGATcaaagaaggaaaggaagaaaagatACCTGTGGTGTGGATCTTGCAATCTGTTAGCAGAGAGAGGGACCGCGTGCGCCTGGTTAGCGTTTAGATGGGGCAACAGGCAAGGCACTAGGCAGTGAGAATAAAACTGAATCGGCGACGTTTAATTcgatatttataaatttgaagtCTCCACTGGCCCAGTATGGAGGGTCGGTGGCTCGGTGGCTCGGTGCAGTGCACAGCTCCAGCTGAGTCCACGCACCACTCTCAAATCTCGATGTTGAAGTATTATTTTGTGCAGTTGCTTGACGTAGTTAcaaaagtaatttatttaaatctcttccttttcttatgATTTAATCTCTTTCTTTTGAATGGATGGTTacgtagaataatttttttaatctaagagtttaaattattttttaatatattctcttatttatttatttttttaattcaaaatctgTATAGATACatactattttatattattaattaaattttaattgaaagagAAACTAAAAGAAACTGACTATAGCAGTAAAATACGCagaaagattaaaagaaaataaaagaaacttaaataaataaataaattaaaacctgCTCTGTTTCCTAAGAGTTgaaatgcttttcaaataatccaaaaagtacaaaccgtacttaattttaacaaaaaaaaaataataaaatttgtccAAAAGCAGGTTCTCAGCCCCAAACGGGCTCTAAACCCAAGATGTATCTCAGCACATGGAAGCTCTATTCACGAGACCGCGCCTTCGGCATTGTGAGAAGATTCAGGCATAGACAACTGGACATGTGTGGACATTTTAATGGACaggatattttttcaattattgaaATACTgagatattaaattatatttttaaaactttattgagATTATTGGGAGGTGGGTTTAAATTGTTGTGATTTGAGTTGATTTCTCATTCctttattcctttttattttatttcaaaatcaatcatAACTTGTTTCAAGGTGACCTTCGAAttatttcttttacattttGTACGTATCcttgtttaattgttttgtgatttatgttttttttttttcattttaactcTTATTTATCTTACCTgggttattaaactttatagaGTCTATGGCTTGGTTTGCAAGTTTGGATGGGTAAATTGTCCCAGCTTGCAGGtttagcaagtttttttttttttttaattgaacttgattatGTGATAatctattttgtaaaaaaaaaaaaaaatgttattgaattttaaaaagttcaagAGCCTATTAACAGGTATggcaagtttaaattttttatatacatagaaattcattttttttcaattcatcatttgatatttgattgattgagaattgagtttcataatttgttttgttaaattttttatgcggttatcataatcttaaaaaaaaagtctttgtGTTGGTTTGacatttgattttgtgattgtctatttttattattatatagttaaatacacaataattttttaaaaaagttattaaccCCGATGAAATTCTTTACCTAGTTTGCGGGCTTAACATATTAACTCGGGTTATCCAATCACAAATTTAGTGAGTTTACCCatcaaacctgatttttttttctagtcctttaattttttttttattttactcttattcaatatttgattggttaAGAAATGAAtttcatggtttatttttttattttattttctataggattataacaatatcaaatagaTGTCTTTTTTTCAGGGTTGATACAAGCATCTAgtgttatcataaaattaaataaaaataatttataaaaacaacaaagttatAAAACCCACTGAACTCCATTGTCCAAGTCACATAGTGTTTGACATCAATACAATTTGATatcatctcaataaaaaagtaaaattgttgtcttaaagttttttaaaaagtatgatatatttttaccaTTGGTCATCTAAGTTGTCTTCGAacccaataaattaaataattcactTTAGATTAGCTCACACGTGATTTAACAAAACTTCGAACAGATAAAAAACCAGGTTTATACAGGTTTTAAGATTGAactattttattgaatttaatgataatggcaaaaaaaaactctatactcttaatattatttttaaaatttagaaaaaagaataattttaatcGTAGTGGAGTGCAGGTGAATGTACTgtagtgtgtttggtattgttatagttgttgtggtttgaaaaaaaattattttataaaaaatactgttGGTTGAGATTGATTTGGTATTATGTATGTTTGgtaaaaactgtggttgaaattgagattgaacaaaaaagtaatttaatgtgtttggttaataatgcttttgaaattgagattataaaataattttaaaaaatatttattaatattgatgagtttttaatttaaatattatagatttaactattgttattacattatgaaataaataatactttatataaaatattttttattgtttcattaaattttttacaattccgtcacgtatgaaatacatccgacaaggactacagtttttttggtttcttaagcggCAACAATAtcatgtaaaatataatcagaaataaaattgggattgcgatcaaattttacaaatgcTACGTTATCAACGATCTctgtctaatttatatagtgtcattgaataatgttaaatactagttttttgaatcaaaacataattgaaaaataaaaaaaataataattttttattttattggctCAAACCTGATTCAATGcatttttcaatgtattttgagTTTTGGATTGGAACTCAATTTGGCTGGTACCAATCCTACCACAACAGTGTAGTATTGTGCATGCATTCATGAACTGTGCATgctaattaattcatttatgAACAGTGTAGTACTTAATAATGTAGCATGAACACTGTTTatgctaattaatttcattaacaGTGCAAAAGAAATAGCCTTAACGCAAAAAACTTATGAGTTCCATAAACagtaaattatagtttttattttatcaaacaagTTGTATCTGCGTTTGAGACACAATCTCTTAAATAAACactctacattttttttttgtatagtaTAGCTACATTAGAGCCGAGAGAAATGGCTGGCTAGAATGTGTCCATGTTTCAGTTCTATTTGGTTTGAGACTTCGACACGTGTTAATAAGACAGTAACTTGAATGTGAAACTGACCCTgacatcataaaataataaaaactcgtttacttgtatttttaattcttttatttctgcCATCAAGCACCAATTTTTCCATACAGTGATAGTggtgattatattttatttgatttaatttttattaaaaataaataattaaattgattttttttaataaaaaaattaaaatcagttTAAACTGATTAATTAGTttcagttcaattttttttgaataaaaattggtttaaactggtttgtcttaatttttttgattttttctattttggctttgttttgactcttttttttttttttttttatttgggttcgattggtttttttttcagtttcaggcttataaaaccgaaacggttagtttttttaaaatttgaatcaatttaatctgtttttttttatttttttatttttttatttaattaattttttagtttttttctcctaGATAAGGGATcggtttcttcatttttctttctcctcttcttgCTACCTTTTTCCATCTAACATTAAACATCCTAGATAATTCAACATAAATAGAAGATAATGTTAggtgattgtttttcttttccgaACAATTAATCATTTATACTTGATTTCTGAATAGAtaagttatttatattttttaattatcttaatttcagGCAAAGACTTTTCtgtattttctttctcaaaGCTCGTCTGCTTCTACAACCTCCGGTGTGAGGCATATATAATGCAGACTTCGAGCATGTTAGATTTtgctgacaattttttttttaaataattagtttagtattttttttaattgttttaatatattgatgttataaataaatttttaaaaaataaaataaattttaatatatttttaaataaaaaatattttaaaaaaataatcattacctaATCTACCTACAACagaatattttatatgatacaGTGATGACAACCTACCAATTTAGACCCCACACATAAATTGAAAACTCATGATGCCTCACTTCTTTCTTCTGTTTACTCACCTCCCATCAAATATGATTTACCATTGTTTACAGCAGgtgaaaattttattgaagaatGCCATGCTTAATCGGTACCAACAGCTCTTACTTgtagaaataattattttttaaagtatttttttatttaaaaatatttaaaataatattattattttttattttttttattaatatattcaaaactCAAATTAGATAAAAGTTTGGACaggttttcattttattaaatttaataatattaacaaaaaaactccatactcttaatattatttttaaatttagaaaaggAATAATCGGACTTGAAGTGGCATGTGAATATACTAgtatatattatatgaatagCTACATTAGAGCCGAGAGAAAATATAATGTTTcagtttatttggttttttttaattttgaatatgaattttaaatagaataaaaaaaaaactcgtttagttaatgtttaattacacaattgttttttttttaaaagtatttttttttaaaaaatatttatttatttgttttaattttaataatattaaaaaaataatttttaaaaaattaaaaaaaatattactttttaaataaaaaattaattaaaaaaacaattacaatcacATCCATAtctttaaacataatttttttttatttgtggcCACCAAGTTTCCCATGGATAGTTCaacatttttctttctcctcttcttgCTACCTTTTTCCATCGAACATTAAACATCCTAGATAATTCAACATAAATAGAAGATAATGTTAGGTGATTGTTATTCTTTTCCGAACAATTAATCATTTACACTTGATTTCTGAACAGAtaagttatttatattttttaattatcttaatttcagGCAAAGacttttctatattttctttctcaaatctcGTCTGCTTCTACAACCGGTGTAAAGCATATATAATGCAGACTTCGAGCATGTTAGATTTCGCtgctttaaaaaacaaaaaactatttttttgttttaaaataattattttaatatattttaaaataaaaaatattttaaaaaataatcattacctaATCCTACCTATAACAGAATGTTTTCAATGATACAATGATGACAACCTACCAATTTAGACCCCACACGTAAATTGAAAACTCATGATGCCCTCATTTCTTCCTTTTGTATACTCACCTACATCAAATATGATTTACCATTATTTACAGCAggtgaaaattttattttctcgaaAGGTTCCTGCATTGATGAATGCCATGCTTGGTTGGTCCAAACAGctcttgatttaaaaatatctcaataataattattttttaaaatattttttatttaaaaatatataaatataatatatatatattttatttttttaaaatttatttttaatattaatacatcaaaacaatttaaaaacatacaaaatttaacttttaacaTATATCTATTTCAACTTAACTTAATTAGTAAAAAACTATTGACCgaatagaaaaaaagataaattatttgataGGTGGTTTTGTAataagaatttgaaattaaaaaaattattttttatataattttatattcaagttttataattattattataataattattaaaaatttatataattattaattttagaattagtGAAATTAATCAGATGTATTTTcacggtaataaaaaaaagaacaaaagaaatgaaaagataagTTTAGTTGACTAATGGATGTACGCGGTTGGCTCCTGGTTaggcatggtttttttttttttttttttttttttttttttttttttttttcgggcaGTTGCTTAGACATGCTCCTTTCCTGATTGTGCGACCTTTGCTTTCTTAAAGGTTTCAGCATCTTCACACAGGAGAATTTTCACATTTGACTCTCCACCTAAAACCTAAACTCATAAATATCTCACAAACAAACAACATTCTGAGCTTTCACCAGCAACTACTACAACTGTCTTTGTGTTTCTTGATTCCTCTGCACCCAACAACCTCTTTGTTCAGCTTCATGTACTGCAAGGAAGTTTCTCTAGCACTACCTTGTGCGCCGAATAATGCCCATCTTGTTACATAACTCTGGTCTTTACTACTTTGGTTCTTGTTTACTGATTGCATTGTCTTGATTGATCGTGCTTTGGCTATCTTTTATCTGGATCtgatgacgatgacgatgatTTAAATATGACTAGTAAGTATTACTTTAATGTCATGATGAAGTGTGTGGTTGTCTTTTTGTGCGCTTCTTGTCTTGGATTCTCTCTGTTCTGGTGCTCGCCTACCATTCAACGGATTCtagtaatatttatttgttttcatcttgatttttcttttcatttttctcttacTTGTTGAAAATATTGCATTTTCTTTAATCAATTCTCTTCTCAGGGGTTGGAGTACTGTTCTTGTTTTCCTACCCTccggctctctctctcttgaaaTGAACTGGgagatttttcttcattaaCTGGCTTTTATTAGTGTTATTATTTGTGGAGGCCCTCTTCGGGGATATGgagtaatattataattttgagtGCATGCATAGGTGGGTCACATATTCTCTAATTAACCTGCAATGTTGAGACCTGCCCACGTTCTCTATGCCGTTCTTTCTTCCTCTCCCATATAAGCTTAACAcaccattttctttctatttttgttatttcaaattCACCCGCATGCATAACATGATTATTTgaaattggattttgattttctctttttatgtgTGCTTGTTTTGAGGATGTTTGCTGAATTCTGGGTGTTTTTGTGTTGACCTGTAATTGCATAAGGTTTGATCAATGTACAGGTATGTGATTGATTAGACCCGTTAAGAGAAAAACACGtattcttcataaaaaaatggtTCTTGGGCTTAGATCAAAGAACAGAAAAGGTTCTTCAGTGCAGCTTGATTACCTCATTCTTGTACAAGAAATCAAGCCTTGGCCCCCATCACAGTCTCTCAAATCTGCTCAGTCCTTGATGCTTCAATGGGAAAATGGTGATCAGAGTTCTGGTTCCTTCACTTCTAATGTTGGAGATGGGAAAATTGAATTCAGTGAGTCTTTTAGGCTTTCTGTTACTCTATGCAAGGAGGTATCCAGAAAAGGCACTGCCCGAGACAGTTTCCTGAAGAACTACCTGGAGTTTAACTTGTATGAATCTCGAAAGGACAAAGCAATGAAAGGTCAACTCTTGGGATCTGCAGTCATAAACCTTGCAGATTATGGAATCAT is part of the Populus alba chromosome 10, ASM523922v2, whole genome shotgun sequence genome and encodes:
- the LOC118048800 gene encoding GDP-mannose transporter GONST3; the encoded protein is MENPKAEEEQKGTGSASPANETLATWYSGLLKQTSIYGIAAGYCISASLLSIINKWAIMKFPYPGALTALQYFTSATGVLVCGWCKVLEHDSLNLLTMWRFLPAAIMFYLSLFTNSELLLHANVDTFIVFRSLVPIFVAMGETLFLHQPWPSLKTWLSLSTIFGGSVLYVLTDLQFTVMAYSWALAYLVSMTIDFVYIKHVVMTIGLNTWGLVLYNNLEALLLFPLELLIMGELKKIKHEISDESDWHSFAVVLPVGLSCLFGLAISFFGFSCRRAISATGYTVLGVVNKLLTVVINLVIWDKHSTFVGTVGLLICMLGGIMYQQSTSKPKAVPEVKAEQTDEEQQKLLEMQSNIESNNYEKEVTQSNQGK